One segment of Brassica napus cultivar Da-Ae chromosome C3, Da-Ae, whole genome shotgun sequence DNA contains the following:
- the LOC106429053 gene encoding uncharacterized protein LOC106429053 isoform X4, producing the protein MREQVNQSDGFDIDFDYYRCVFNYHRAYLDDIEFGEFGNEPETTGDFLTRLAQKSLEDHNVKEKREFEFVRVVKSNFHFSAGLMFLITFEVIDPYDGKTKPFQARVRYLNDTFTEYIFCRPKPNIIGVKYYGNAKTNVAAKKQRLESELLYATSMSIYSMMRRQSPWIHGMKGLKGLLRKTGKIDTKLLVDWSLLVTPKPVS; encoded by the exons ATGCGCGAACAAGTCAATCAAAGCGAT GGTTTTGATATCGATTTCGATTACTACCGCTGCGTTTTCAACTACCATCGTGCCTATCTCGATGATATTGAATTTGGTGAATTCGGGAACGAGCCGGAAACCACTGGGGATTTTCTCACCAGACTCGCTCAGAAATCTCTTGAGGACCACAATGTAAAGGAG AAGAGAGAATTCGAGTTTGTCAGGGTTGTTAAATCCAATTTCCACTTCTCTGCGGGGCTTATGTTTCTGATAACATTTGAAGTCATTGATCCTTATGATGGCAAGACCAAACCCTTCCAAGCAAGGGTACGCTACCTCAACGATACCTTCACTGAGTACATCTTCTGCAGACCTAAACCCAATATTATTGGAG TGAAATACTATGGTAATGCCAAGACAAATGTCGCCGCCAAGAAACAAAG ATTGGAGTCGGAGCTTTTATATGCTACAAGCATG AGCATCTACTCAATGATGAGAAGACAGAGCCCATGGATCCATGGTATGAAGGGTTTGAAGGGACTATTACGAAAGACGGGGAAAATCGATACAAAACTTTTGGTCGACTGGAGTCTTCTGGTAACGCCGAAACCCGTCTCGTGA
- the LOC106429053 gene encoding uncharacterized protein LOC106429053 isoform X1: MVTRWNRWVEPAFLLWKPEDPDYERPVYDPEKAKFTAQEELDRMREQVNQSDGFDIDFDYYRCVFNYHRAYLDDIEFGEFGNEPETTGDFLTRLAQKSLEDHNVKEKREFEFVRVVKSNFHFSAGLMFLITFEVIDPYDGKTKPFQARVRYLNDTFTEYIFCRPKPNIIGVKYYGNAKTNVAAKKQRLESELLYATSMSIYSMMRRQSPWIHGMKGLKGLLRKTGKIDTKLLVDWSLLVTPKPVS, encoded by the exons ATGGTGACAAGGTGGAATCGGTGGGTGGAACCTGCGTTTTTACTGTGGAAACCTGAGGATCCTGACTATGAGAGACCTGTGTACGATCCTGAAAAGGCTAAGTTTACGGCTCAGGAAGAACTTGACAGGATGCGCGAACAAGTCAATCAAAGCGAT GGTTTTGATATCGATTTCGATTACTACCGCTGCGTTTTCAACTACCATCGTGCCTATCTCGATGATATTGAATTTGGTGAATTCGGGAACGAGCCGGAAACCACTGGGGATTTTCTCACCAGACTCGCTCAGAAATCTCTTGAGGACCACAATGTAAAGGAG AAGAGAGAATTCGAGTTTGTCAGGGTTGTTAAATCCAATTTCCACTTCTCTGCGGGGCTTATGTTTCTGATAACATTTGAAGTCATTGATCCTTATGATGGCAAGACCAAACCCTTCCAAGCAAGGGTACGCTACCTCAACGATACCTTCACTGAGTACATCTTCTGCAGACCTAAACCCAATATTATTGGAG TGAAATACTATGGTAATGCCAAGACAAATGTCGCCGCCAAGAAACAAAG ATTGGAGTCGGAGCTTTTATATGCTACAAGCATG AGCATCTACTCAATGATGAGAAGACAGAGCCCATGGATCCATGGTATGAAGGGTTTGAAGGGACTATTACGAAAGACGGGGAAAATCGATACAAAACTTTTGGTCGACTGGAGTCTTCTGGTAACGCCGAAACCCGTCTCGTGA
- the LOC106429053 gene encoding uncharacterized protein LOC106429053 isoform X3, with protein sequence MVTRWNRWVEPAFLLWKPEDPDYERPVYDPEKAKFTAQEELDRMREQVNQSDGFDIDFDYYRCVFNYHRAYLDDIEFGEFGNEPETTGDFLTRLAQKSLEDHNVKEKREFEFVRVVKSNFHFSAGLMFLITFEVIDPYDGKTKPFQARVRYLNDTFTEYIFCRPKPNIIGVKYYGNAKTNVAAKKQRLESELLYATSMRDCKWLEYLHPKL encoded by the exons ATGGTGACAAGGTGGAATCGGTGGGTGGAACCTGCGTTTTTACTGTGGAAACCTGAGGATCCTGACTATGAGAGACCTGTGTACGATCCTGAAAAGGCTAAGTTTACGGCTCAGGAAGAACTTGACAGGATGCGCGAACAAGTCAATCAAAGCGAT GGTTTTGATATCGATTTCGATTACTACCGCTGCGTTTTCAACTACCATCGTGCCTATCTCGATGATATTGAATTTGGTGAATTCGGGAACGAGCCGGAAACCACTGGGGATTTTCTCACCAGACTCGCTCAGAAATCTCTTGAGGACCACAATGTAAAGGAG AAGAGAGAATTCGAGTTTGTCAGGGTTGTTAAATCCAATTTCCACTTCTCTGCGGGGCTTATGTTTCTGATAACATTTGAAGTCATTGATCCTTATGATGGCAAGACCAAACCCTTCCAAGCAAGGGTACGCTACCTCAACGATACCTTCACTGAGTACATCTTCTGCAGACCTAAACCCAATATTATTGGAG TGAAATACTATGGTAATGCCAAGACAAATGTCGCCGCCAAGAAACAAAG ATTGGAGTCGGAGCTTTTATATGCTACAAGCATG AGGGATTGCAAGTGGTTGGAGTACCTTCATCCCAAATTATAA
- the LOC106429078 gene encoding cellulose synthase-like protein E1, which produces MWLYRRTSSFLFGFVDTIKKKLGVSESAFVITAKVAEEEAAERYEKEVMEFRVESLMFLLLGTLGMLNLFCLAASIMRLVMTSREAGGDVQTMGMLFRRDRGKIPTTMTVKSFVLALSAWTCAAFL; this is translated from the exons ATGTGGCTATACAGAAGAACAAGCTCCTTTCTTTTCGGATTCGTGGACACGATTAAGAAGAAGCTTGGGGTTTCGGAGTCTGCTTTTGTGATCACAGCGAAAGtagctgaagaagaagcagcagaGAGGTACGAGAAAGAGGTAATGGAATTCAGAGTGGAGTCTCTGATGTTTCTCCTCCTCGGAACACTCGGGATGCTCAATCTTTTCTGTTTGGCCGCATCGATTATGAGACTGGTGATGACTTCTAGAGAGGCTGGAGGAGATGTACAGACAATGG GCATGTTGTTTAGGAGAGACAGAGGGAAGATCCCTACAACCATGACAGTTAAATCATTTGTCTTAGCTTTGTCTGCTTGGACTTGTGCCGCATTTTTGTAA
- the LOC106429053 gene encoding uncharacterized protein LOC106429053 isoform X2, with protein MVTRWNRWVEPAFLLWKPEDPDYERPVYDPEKAKFTAQEELDRMREQVNQSDGFDIDFDYYRCVFNYHRAYLDDIEFGEFGNEPETTGDFLTRLAQKSLEDHNVKEKREFEFVRVVKSNFHFSAGLMFLITFEVIDPYDGKTKPFQARVRYLNDTFTEYIFCRPKPNIIGVKYYGNAKTNVAAKKQRLESELLYATSMLMDVEGLQVVGVPSSQIINSKMLSPM; from the exons ATGGTGACAAGGTGGAATCGGTGGGTGGAACCTGCGTTTTTACTGTGGAAACCTGAGGATCCTGACTATGAGAGACCTGTGTACGATCCTGAAAAGGCTAAGTTTACGGCTCAGGAAGAACTTGACAGGATGCGCGAACAAGTCAATCAAAGCGAT GGTTTTGATATCGATTTCGATTACTACCGCTGCGTTTTCAACTACCATCGTGCCTATCTCGATGATATTGAATTTGGTGAATTCGGGAACGAGCCGGAAACCACTGGGGATTTTCTCACCAGACTCGCTCAGAAATCTCTTGAGGACCACAATGTAAAGGAG AAGAGAGAATTCGAGTTTGTCAGGGTTGTTAAATCCAATTTCCACTTCTCTGCGGGGCTTATGTTTCTGATAACATTTGAAGTCATTGATCCTTATGATGGCAAGACCAAACCCTTCCAAGCAAGGGTACGCTACCTCAACGATACCTTCACTGAGTACATCTTCTGCAGACCTAAACCCAATATTATTGGAG TGAAATACTATGGTAATGCCAAGACAAATGTCGCCGCCAAGAAACAAAG ATTGGAGTCGGAGCTTTTATATGCTACAAGCATG TTAATGGATGTAGAGGGATTGCAAGTGGTTGGAGTACCTTCATCCCAAATTATAAACTCAAAGATGTTATCTCCAATGTAG